The proteins below are encoded in one region of Triticum aestivum cultivar Chinese Spring chromosome 1B, IWGSC CS RefSeq v2.1, whole genome shotgun sequence:
- the LOC123083730 gene encoding jacalin-related lectin 9-like, giving the protein MAATNPSYYQSGVCQDIKQKEHLFHLYMNQIFDGPGVTNANQVSVVNPPGQLFGFGHTVANDWTIRDGPAANANLVARARGMHMGAGKVDENWLFCHNILFTDTRFKGSSLKVLGDFVGNNSEWAIVGGSGEFAYAQGVVVAKVIQTVPPTPGRTWELRISAFCLCIPKAIPMTKMGPWGGDGGTSFDITELPRSLQTVTIRCGDVINSVMFSYTDQTGQKKTAGPWGGDGALTATITLAPSEFIKQVLGTTGAVGGETIVTSLTLVSSVTTYGPFGKANGTPFSSEIPEGNNIGGFYARAGGSVNALGIYACPI; this is encoded by the exons ATGGCCGCTACAAACCCTTCCTACTACCAGAGTGGTGTTTGCCAAGACATTAAGCAGAAAGAGCATCTCTTCCACTTATACATGAACCAGATATTTGATGGTCCGGGTGTTACCAACGCCAACCAAGTCTCTGTTGTCAATCCACCAGGTCAGCTTTTTGGGTTTGGTCACACCGTTGCAAACGACTGGACCATACGTGATGGTCCAGCTGCCAATGCAAACCTTGTCGCACGTGCTCGTGGCATGCACATGGGTGCGGGCAAAGTTGACGAGAACTGGTTATTCTGTCATAATATATTGTTCACTGATACCAG GTTTAAGGGGTCCAGCCTTAAGGTTCTTGGAGATTTTGTAGGAAACAATAGTGAATGGGCAATTGTAGGTGGGAGTGGAGAGTTTGCATATGCACAAGGTGTAGTGGTCGCCAAAGTAATCCAAACTGTACCACCTACTCCAGGGCGTACTTGGGAGCTTCGTATCAGTGCTTTTTGTCTGTGCATCCCCAAAGCG ATCCCAATGACAAAGATGGGACCTTGGGGTGGGGATGGTGGGACATCCTTTGACATCACGGAGCTGCCTCGTTCTCTTCAAACTGTGACAATTAGATGTGGGGACGTGATTAACTCGGTTATGTTTTCCTACACTGACCAAACTGGCCAGAAGAAAACTGCTGGGCCATGGGGTGGTGATGGTGCACTTACTGCAACG ATCACACTTGCTCCTTCCGAGTTTATAAAGCAAGTTCTTGGAACTACTGGTGCAGTTGGAGGAGAGACAATTGTTACATCACTTACCTTGGTCAGCAGTGTTACAACATATGGGCCTTTTGGAAAAGCAAACGGTACCCCTTTTAGCAGCGAGATTCCAGAAGGTAACAACATTGGGGGATTCTATGCACGTGCTGGTGGGTCTGTCAATGCACTTGGCATTTACGCGTGCCCAATTTAG
- the LOC123083742 gene encoding dirigent protein 15, producing the protein MGRPSRVLPIILVLHFILSMASPSLSCVIPCESEINLRLYLHQIAAGSGTNQVAIVASNQPAGFGTTAVNDWTVIDGPNPGTATIVARTKGMHVQADVGGPGWFNYFSMVFEDARRRGSSFEVMGMNRAQEGEMAIIGGTGEFAMARGTIKYRALANPPPGQSIKELNIHAFYVKPAGTIAGPTIQ; encoded by the exons ATGGGCCGTCCTAGCCGTGTCCTTCCCATCATTTTGGTCCTGCATTTCATTCTATCCATGGCCAGTCCATCCCTTTCTTGCGTTATTCCTTGTGAGTCTGAGATAAACTTGCGCTTATACTTGCACCAAATCGCTGCTGGATCGGGCACCAACCAGGTAGCAATTGTCGCATCCAACCAACCAGCCGGGTTTGGTACGACTGCTGTTAACGACTGGACTGTGATTGATGGACCAAACCCCGGTACTGCCACCATTGTTGCCCGTACCAAAGGCATGCATGTGCAGGCTGATGTAGGCGGTCCAGGCTGGTTCAACTACTTCAGCATGGTGTTTGAGGACGCCAG GCGCCGTGGATCGTCATTTGAAGTAATGGGGATGAACAGAGCTCAAGAAGGCGAGATGGCCATTATTGGTGGGACTGGAGAGTTTGCTATGGCACGTGGGACCATCAAGTATAGAGCACTCGCCAACCCCCCTCCAGGCCAAAGTATTAAAGAACTCAATATTCATGCATTCTACGTCAAACCAGCT ggCACTATAGCTGGCCCCACAATCCAGTGA